The Penicillium digitatum chromosome 6, complete sequence genome contains the following window.
ACCTCCGAGGCCGCCAACGTCGGCTGAAGCAATGTCTCCTAAACATAATTTCCGTTACGCTAAAAGCTCGGGTTTAACCCACCAAGGCAGATAAGCCAAAAATTAGCCTTCCCTCATCGACCAGTCAAATGATGTGATTAGCTTGCTTGCCCCTCTAGTGTGGAAATCTTTTCTGGTTGGAAGACTTTGTTTCCTGCAACGACGCCATGGCAGGGGTATTCGACGATCAAAGTTCTACCAAGACAGGGAGTCGATACGTCGTTCAAAATGTTCAGGATGTCGAATACCAACACTTCACTCCACAGTCGGGTTCATCGAGCGCTGCCATCTCCGAGGACGGACAGATCGTTACCCAGTATGAACGGCAAAGCTTGATCCGGGGTCTGGGGCAACGCCATATCCAGATGATTGCCATTGCTGGCGCAATTGTATGCAGACTATTATAATGACAGCAACTGTATGACTGACCTAACATAGGGTACGGGTCTCTTTCTCGGGTTAGGTGGCTCGATCGCTACCGGTGGTCCTCTGGGTGCCTTGCTAGGCTACCTGTTCGTCGGCTTGATAGTCTGCTGCATTCAATTTGCTCTCGGAGAGGTCTCTGCACTGCTACCAGTCACTGGTTCTTTTGTGCGACATGCAGAGATTCTAGTGGACCCCGCGCTGGCATTCGCGGTCGGCTGGAATGTTGTTTACGGATGCTTTATCAGTGTTCCAAGTGAGATCTCCGCCAGCGTCGTCCTTATCCAATACTGGACGGATATCAATGCCGCCGTCTGGGTGACTATCCTCATAGTTGTGTCAGTGGCCGTTGCCGTCTCGTTGATCAGTGTCTATGGCGAGATCGAGTTCCTCTTCGCCATTCTTAAGATCCTGCTGGTGATTTTTGTGGTCATTCTCGGGCTTGTCATTGATCTAGGGGGTGTGCCCGGTGTACCCCGACGAGGCTTCCACTACTGGAAAGACCCGGGCCCATTCGTTGAGTACATTGCTACTGGGTCTTTGGGACGCTTCCTTGGATTCTGGGCCGTTATGACCAATGCAGTCTATTCGTTCGCGGGTGTAGAATCCTTAGCCACGGCCGCTGGTGAAACAAAAAACCCACGACAGAACATTCCCAAAGCCTGTAAAAGGGTATTTGCGCGAGTGTCTATTTTCTATGTCGCCACTGTGCTGGTCGTGGGTATGTTGGTCTCTAGCGCTGACGAACGTCTCGGCTCAGACTCTGGCACCGCGGCTACGAGTCCGTTCGTCATTGCCGCCAGCGATGCAGGCATCAAGGCTATTCCTTCCGTTGTGAACGCCGTATGCTTGACCTCCGCGTGGTCTGCATCGAACCAGAGTATCCTGACAGGAACAAGAACGCTGTATGGTCTTGCGGTCAAGGGACATGCTCCGAAAATATTCCTGCGTACTACTAGGTGGGGAGTGCCGTACATGTGTGTGTTGCTACAGGTTGCCTTCTCCTTCCTGGCTTACATGTGTGTTTCCAACGACGCCATGAATGTCTTCTGGTGGTTCGTTGATTTGACTTCGGCTGGTACCTTGGTCTCGTGGATCGCTATCGCTTTAAACCACATTCGTTTGTTGCAAGCGCTGGATAAACAGGGCATCTCACCAACAGAGTTGCCGTGGCATAATCGAATTACCAGTATGTATCGCATTCTGGTTTTGACAATCATTTCTCTGAGTGATTCCAATACTGACATGAATATAGGATACACAAGCTGGTTTGCGTTAGTCTCTTGTGTTGTGATTCTCTTTACGGGCGGATTCGTAGTTTTCACGGCAGGAAATTGGGACACTGCGTCGTTTATCTCATCGTATCTGTGAGTCTTTTCTTTGTGGCATTTAATTCAATCTACTGACCTTGACCCTAGGGACATTCCACTCGTCCTCTTCGCGTACGTGGGCTATAAGTTGATCCGCAGGACAAAGATCATTCCTTTGAAGCAAGTCCCAGTTCAACAAGCGATAGATGAAGCCAACAATGACCCGGAGAATGTGCCAATCAAGAAAGACGGCATGCTGGCGAAGATGAATATTCTTTGGGGCTAACATATCTCCCAGCCATAGCTTGGAGACTAACTGTTGTGTTCAAGGGGTTCTGTGGCTGCAGGCGATATAATGAAATGTGATGGGTCTTGAATTGATCAAATGTATATAGTTAAAATTAGAATAATATCCATGGCCTTATATCGTGCTTCCGTAGTTCAATGGAGTGTCGGATCGTTTGAACTGTTGCTCCACATCTCAACCCTTGATTACTCGGCAGGGTTGGATGTGCACTTGTCTCGTCTACCCAGAAATCAGGTTGGGTTTCTCTTTTGCTCTTCACCCTTGTCTTCAAGCTTGATCATTTACATCTACCACCGTCGTTACAGCGGAGAGCCTATGTATTGGGAGATAGGGATCCGAGGGAAGCATGCCATCTGAATTCCAAAACATGCCACAGTCAAGGCACAAATAGACTGAATAGCCAGATGACCTGCCCTCTCGA
Protein-coding sequences here:
- a CDS encoding Arginine permease, putative, which produces MAGVFDDQSSTKTGSRYVVQNVQDVEYQHFTPQSGSSSAAISEDGQIVTQYERQSLIRGLGQRHIQMIAIAGAIGTGLFLGLGGSIATGGPLGALLGYLFVGLIVCCIQFALGEVSALLPVTGSFVRHAEILVDPALAFAVGWNVVYGCFISVPSEISASVVLIQYWTDINAAVWVTILIVVSVAVAVSLISVYGEIEFLFAILKILLVIFVVILGLVIDLGGVPGVPRRGFHYWKDPGPFVEYIATGSLGRFLGFWAVMTNAVYSFAGVESLATAAGETKNPRQNIPKACKRVFARVSIFYVATVLVVGMLVSSADERLGSDSGTAATSPFVIAASDAGIKAIPSVVNAVCLTSAWSASNQSILTGTRTLYGLAVKGHAPKIFLRTTRWGVPYMCVLLQVAFSFLAYMCVSNDAMNVFWWFVDLTSAGTLVSWIAIALNHIRLLQALDKQGISPTELPWHNRITRYTSWFALVSCVVILFTGGFVVFTAGNWDTASFISSYLDIPLVLFAYVGYKLIRRTKIIPLKQVPVQQAIDEANNDPENVPIKKDGMLAKMNILWG